From a region of the Mycobacterium intracellulare ATCC 13950 genome:
- a CDS encoding siderophore-interacting protein — protein sequence MATLIERFPLISTLRDAVFLSATVSEIESLTPRMRRIRFSGPRLQGLTWTPGQHVRLQVANLRDSVVRLRPYPVLRTYSIYDVAPDLGALDIVMVDHDGDPKNATPARRWATATSVGDQAQFTRPQGKFVIRRDAPYHVFAGEETASVAFAAMLRSLHPSAEVYGVVEAATDTDHLPLATPLTRVERGDAPAADSAVLADALRSLPLPAHPGVAYLAGEARTIQTLRKILTTERGWDRRQICTKPFWTPGRAGME from the coding sequence GTGGCCACACTCATCGAACGTTTCCCACTGATCAGCACGCTGCGAGACGCTGTTTTCCTCTCCGCGACGGTCAGCGAGATCGAAAGTCTGACACCAAGAATGCGCCGCATCCGGTTCAGCGGCCCGCGGCTGCAGGGACTGACCTGGACGCCGGGTCAGCATGTCCGGCTGCAGGTCGCGAACCTGCGTGATTCCGTTGTGCGGCTGCGCCCGTACCCGGTGCTCCGCACGTATTCCATCTACGACGTCGCCCCCGACCTCGGTGCGCTCGACATCGTGATGGTCGACCACGACGGCGACCCGAAGAACGCGACGCCCGCCAGACGCTGGGCGACGGCCACCTCCGTCGGAGACCAGGCCCAGTTCACCCGCCCCCAGGGCAAATTCGTCATCCGCCGCGACGCGCCCTACCACGTGTTCGCCGGCGAAGAAACCGCATCGGTCGCGTTCGCCGCGATGCTGCGCTCCCTGCACCCGTCCGCCGAGGTTTACGGCGTGGTCGAGGCCGCGACCGACACCGACCACCTTCCCCTCGCCACCCCCCTGACCCGGGTCGAGCGCGGTGACGCCCCGGCGGCAGACTCTGCCGTGCTCGCCGATGCCCTACGTAGCCTCCCGCTACCCGCCCATCCCGGCGTCGCCTACCTCGCCGGCGAGGCCCGCACCATACAAACCTTGCGCAAGATCCTGACCACCGAACGTGGCTGGGATCGACGCCAGATATGCACCAAACCCTTTTGGACCCCCGGCCGAGCCGGCATGGAGTGA
- a CDS encoding AMP-binding protein: MVETSISNLLCERASLQPNDTAFTFIDYEQDWNGIAESLTWSQLQRRTVNLARQLHDCGSTGDRAVIMAPQGLDYVVAFLGTLQAGRVAVPLSVPLGGVSDERVSSVLRDASPTVVLTTSAAAETVANYVKSESGGPVPSVVEVDLLGLDARTGSGAGSENHADLAYLQYTSGSTRQPAGVMVSHRNLLANFGQVMSDFCVEYGGVAPPDTTIVSWLPFYHDMGLVLGVCAPVLGGIRTVLMSPVSFLQRPARWMQLLAKESHAFSASPNFAFELAARKTSDEDMAGLDLGDVLVILSGSERVHPATLRRFTGRFTRFNLPDKAVRPAYGLAEATVYALTRTPAQPPKIAHFDSEKLATGIAQQCESSTGTPLVSYGAPRSPVIRVVDPDTNIECPQGTVGEIWVHGDNVAMGYWLKPQETESAFGGRLVAPSAGAPEATWLRTGDSGFFFDGELFIIGRIKDLLIVYGRNHSPDDIEATVQEITRGRCAAIAVPHQGMEKLVVIAEVKNKAASRAEAVDTLAVVERDVTSAVSHSHGVGVADLVVVAPGSIPITTSGKVRRSACVEQYRQGQFARLNA, from the coding sequence ATGGTTGAGACGTCCATTTCGAACCTGCTGTGTGAACGAGCCAGCTTGCAGCCCAACGACACGGCGTTCACCTTCATTGACTACGAGCAGGACTGGAACGGAATTGCCGAAAGCCTGACGTGGTCTCAGCTGCAGCGGCGAACGGTGAACCTTGCCCGGCAGCTTCACGATTGCGGGTCGACGGGTGACCGCGCCGTCATCATGGCCCCGCAGGGCCTCGACTACGTCGTGGCGTTTCTCGGCACACTGCAGGCGGGGCGGGTCGCGGTTCCGCTTTCGGTTCCGCTGGGTGGCGTCAGCGATGAGCGCGTCAGTTCGGTGCTGCGCGATGCGTCACCGACGGTCGTCCTCACCACGTCCGCCGCTGCGGAAACCGTTGCGAACTATGTCAAGTCGGAGTCCGGCGGGCCCGTGCCGTCGGTGGTTGAGGTCGACCTGCTGGGCCTGGACGCCCGCACAGGATCCGGCGCCGGGAGCGAGAATCACGCAGATCTGGCGTATCTGCAGTACACGTCCGGGTCGACCCGTCAGCCCGCCGGGGTCATGGTCTCGCATCGGAACCTGCTGGCCAATTTCGGGCAGGTGATGTCCGACTTTTGTGTGGAGTACGGCGGCGTCGCTCCACCCGATACGACCATCGTGTCGTGGCTGCCGTTTTACCACGACATGGGTTTGGTACTGGGGGTGTGCGCACCGGTCCTGGGCGGTATTCGTACGGTGCTGATGAGTCCGGTGTCGTTCCTGCAGCGACCGGCCCGATGGATGCAATTGCTGGCCAAGGAAAGTCACGCATTTTCCGCGTCGCCGAACTTCGCTTTCGAATTGGCGGCCCGCAAAACCTCAGACGAGGACATGGCCGGACTGGATCTCGGGGACGTACTGGTCATCCTCAGTGGTAGCGAACGGGTGCATCCGGCGACCTTGCGGCGTTTCACCGGGCGGTTCACGCGCTTCAATCTGCCCGACAAAGCGGTGCGGCCCGCCTATGGGCTCGCGGAGGCAACGGTGTACGCGTTGACCCGCACACCGGCGCAACCACCCAAAATCGCCCACTTCGACTCCGAGAAACTGGCCACCGGGATTGCGCAGCAGTGCGAAAGTTCAACCGGCACACCACTTGTCAGCTACGGGGCGCCGCGGTCTCCGGTGATTCGTGTCGTTGATCCCGACACCAACATTGAGTGCCCCCAGGGAACGGTCGGTGAGATCTGGGTGCATGGTGACAACGTCGCCATGGGCTATTGGCTAAAGCCCCAGGAGACCGAAAGCGCCTTCGGCGGTCGGCTTGTCGCTCCGTCGGCCGGCGCACCGGAAGCGACGTGGTTGCGAACGGGGGACTCGGGGTTCTTCTTCGACGGCGAGCTGTTCATCATCGGCCGCATCAAGGATCTGCTGATCGTCTACGGGCGTAACCACTCGCCCGACGACATCGAAGCGACGGTCCAGGAGATCACCCGGGGCCGGTGCGCGGCGATTGCGGTTCCGCATCAGGGCATGGAAAAGCTCGTCGTGATCGCCGAAGTCAAGAACAAGGCCGCGTCCCGCGCCGAGGCGGTGGACACGCTCGCCGTCGTGGAGCGTGACGTCACCTCCGCGGTCTCCCACTCGCACGGCGTCGGCGTCGCGGATCTGGTTGTGGTGGCACCCGGGTCGATACCGATCACCACCAGTGGCAAGGTGCGGCGCTCGGCGTGCGTCGAGCAGTATCGGCAAGGTCAGTTCGCCCGCTTGAACGCGTAG
- a CDS encoding SDR family oxidoreductase, translating into MTSLRDQVVFITGGARGIGAEVARRLAAEGAKLVLTDLNEADLTALADELGEDRVLTAVADVRDLSAMQAAAARAVERFGGIDVVVANAGIMSYGSVTQVDPEAFKRVLDINVLGVFHTVRAALPALTERRGYVLIVSSLAAYTACPGLAPYNASKAAVEMFANALRLEVARHGVRVGSAHMSWIDTALVRDTQTDLSAFNQLLASFPWPLNKTTTVDKCAAAFVKGIRRRRTRVYCPRWVALFRWVKPVLSSAVGEAPLHKSTAELLPQLDAQVAALGRSTSAYNQGLGKS; encoded by the coding sequence ATGACATCGCTGCGGGACCAAGTCGTTTTCATCACCGGCGGCGCGCGGGGGATCGGCGCCGAGGTCGCGCGCCGGCTGGCCGCCGAGGGCGCCAAGCTCGTCCTCACCGATCTCAACGAGGCCGACCTGACGGCGCTCGCCGACGAGCTGGGCGAGGACCGGGTGCTGACCGCGGTGGCCGACGTGCGCGACCTGTCGGCGATGCAGGCGGCCGCCGCCCGCGCCGTCGAGCGGTTCGGCGGCATCGACGTCGTCGTGGCCAACGCCGGCATCATGAGTTACGGGTCGGTGACCCAAGTCGACCCCGAGGCGTTCAAGCGGGTCCTCGACATCAACGTGCTCGGCGTCTTTCACACGGTCCGCGCCGCCTTGCCCGCCCTGACCGAGCGCCGCGGCTACGTGTTGATCGTCTCCTCGCTGGCCGCCTACACGGCCTGCCCCGGGCTGGCGCCGTACAACGCCTCCAAGGCCGCCGTCGAGATGTTCGCCAATGCGCTGCGGCTGGAGGTGGCCCGCCACGGCGTGCGGGTCGGCTCGGCGCACATGTCCTGGATCGACACCGCGCTGGTCCGCGACACCCAAACCGACCTGTCCGCGTTCAACCAACTGCTGGCCAGCTTCCCGTGGCCGCTGAACAAGACGACGACCGTCGACAAATGCGCCGCCGCGTTCGTCAAGGGCATCCGGCGCCGGCGCACCCGCGTCTACTGTCCGCGCTGGGTGGCCCTGTTCCGGTGGGTCAAGCCGGTGTTGTCCAGCGCTGTGGGCGAAGCGCCCCTGCACAAATCGACCGCCGAGCTGTTACCCCAGCTGGACGCCCAGGTCGCCGCGCTCGGCCGTTCCACCAGCGCCTATAACCAGGGCCTCGGCAAGTCCTAA
- a CDS encoding amino acid permease: MPSLPDDGNPNPGAGDFGEDAGYRKGLKPRQVQMIGIGGAIGSGLFLGAGGRLAKGGPGMFLVYAVCGFFVFLILRALGELVLHRPSSGSFVSYAREFFGEKAAYAIGWMYFLGWSMTAIVDTTAIATYLRRWTSFESIPQWVLALLALIVVLSMNLISVEWFGELEFWAALIKVFALIAFLVVGIVFLAGRYRIDGHSAGLSVWADHGGMFPSGVLAMLLTTSGVVFAYAAVELVGTAAGETAEPEKVMPRAINSVIARIAIFYVGSVALLALLLPYTSYKATESPFVTFFSTIGFHGAGDVMNVVVLTAALSSLNAGLYSTGRIMHSMASSGSAPGFATRMSKNGVPYVGITMAAAICLFGIALNAVNPGEAFEIVLNIVAPGIIACWATIVLCQLRAYRMAKAGLLQRPRFRMPWAPYSGYLTLAFLAGVLVMMAFDKQTGTWTIATVVVVIPALSAGWLLVRNRVAAIASQRAAQTG, from the coding sequence ATGCCCTCGTTGCCCGATGACGGCAACCCCAACCCAGGAGCCGGCGACTTCGGCGAAGACGCCGGCTACCGCAAGGGCCTCAAGCCCCGGCAAGTGCAGATGATCGGCATCGGCGGCGCGATCGGCTCCGGGCTGTTCCTGGGCGCGGGCGGTCGGCTGGCCAAGGGCGGCCCCGGGATGTTCCTGGTGTACGCCGTGTGCGGGTTCTTCGTCTTTCTCATCCTGCGGGCGCTGGGCGAGCTGGTCCTGCATCGCCCGTCGTCGGGCTCATTCGTGTCGTACGCGCGCGAATTCTTCGGCGAGAAGGCCGCTTACGCGATCGGCTGGATGTATTTCCTGGGGTGGTCGATGACGGCCATCGTCGACACCACCGCGATCGCCACCTATCTGCGGCGGTGGACGAGCTTCGAATCGATCCCCCAGTGGGTGTTGGCGCTACTGGCCCTCATCGTCGTGCTGTCGATGAACCTGATCTCGGTGGAATGGTTCGGCGAGCTGGAGTTCTGGGCGGCCCTGATCAAGGTTTTCGCCCTCATCGCCTTCTTGGTCGTGGGCATCGTCTTCCTGGCGGGGCGCTATCGGATCGACGGCCACAGCGCCGGACTGAGCGTGTGGGCCGACCACGGCGGCATGTTCCCCTCCGGCGTGCTGGCGATGCTGCTGACCACCTCGGGCGTGGTATTCGCCTATGCCGCCGTCGAATTGGTGGGCACGGCCGCCGGGGAGACCGCGGAGCCGGAAAAGGTCATGCCGCGCGCCATCAATTCGGTGATCGCTCGCATCGCGATCTTCTACGTCGGGTCGGTCGCGCTGCTGGCGTTGCTGCTGCCGTACACCTCCTACAAGGCCACCGAAAGCCCTTTTGTCACTTTCTTTTCCACGATCGGCTTCCACGGCGCCGGGGACGTGATGAACGTGGTGGTGCTCACCGCCGCGCTGTCGAGCCTGAATGCGGGGCTGTATTCCACCGGCCGCATCATGCACTCGATGGCCTCCAGTGGCAGCGCCCCCGGCTTCGCGACCCGGATGTCCAAGAACGGGGTGCCCTACGTCGGCATCACGATGGCGGCAGCCATCTGCCTGTTCGGCATTGCCCTGAACGCCGTCAATCCCGGCGAAGCCTTCGAGATCGTGCTCAACATCGTGGCGCCGGGCATCATCGCGTGCTGGGCGACCATCGTGCTGTGTCAGCTGCGCGCCTACCGGATGGCCAAGGCCGGGCTGTTGCAACGGCCCCGGTTTCGCATGCCGTGGGCGCCCTATTCGGGCTATCTCACCCTGGCGTTCTTGGCCGGCGTCCTGGTCATGATGGCCTTCGACAAACAGACCGGCACCTGGACCATCGCCACGGTCGTGGTGGTCATCCCGGCGCTGAGCGCCGGGTGGCTTTTGGTGCGCAACCGGGTGGCGGCCATCGCGTCGCAGCGCGCGGCCCAGACGGGTTAG
- a CDS encoding PAC2 family protein, which produces MTPPDGPPFGLPSGKAALPELHQTIVVAAFEGWNDAGDAASDALEHLEAIWEADPILEIDDEAYYDYQVNRPVIRQVDGVTRELVWPAMRISHCRPPGSDRDVVLMHGVEPNMRWRTFCAELVAIADKLNVDTVVILGALLADTPHTRPVPVSGAAYSPESAKRFGLEESRYEGPTGIAGVFQDACVAAGIPAVTFWAAVPHYVSQPPNPKATVALLRRVEDVLDIEVPLADLPTDAEEWEQAVTEMTAEDEDLAEYVQSLEQRGDAEVDMNDALGKIDGDALAAEFERYLRRRRPGFGR; this is translated from the coding sequence GTGACCCCGCCCGATGGCCCTCCCTTTGGCCTCCCTAGTGGTAAGGCCGCTCTGCCCGAACTGCATCAGACCATCGTCGTGGCCGCATTCGAGGGCTGGAACGACGCCGGCGACGCGGCCAGCGACGCGCTCGAACACCTCGAGGCCATCTGGGAAGCCGACCCCATCTTGGAGATCGACGACGAGGCGTACTACGACTACCAGGTGAATCGCCCGGTGATCCGGCAGGTGGACGGCGTGACCCGCGAACTGGTGTGGCCGGCGATGCGGATCTCGCACTGCCGGCCCCCGGGCAGCGATCGCGATGTCGTGCTGATGCACGGGGTCGAACCCAACATGCGCTGGCGCACCTTCTGCGCGGAGTTGGTGGCCATCGCGGACAAGCTCAACGTGGACACCGTGGTGATCCTGGGCGCCCTGCTGGCCGACACCCCGCACACCCGGCCGGTTCCGGTCTCGGGCGCGGCCTACTCCCCCGAGTCGGCGAAGCGCTTCGGCCTTGAGGAGAGCCGCTACGAGGGGCCCACCGGAATCGCCGGGGTGTTTCAGGACGCCTGCGTGGCCGCCGGGATCCCGGCGGTGACGTTCTGGGCGGCCGTGCCGCATTACGTGTCGCAGCCACCGAACCCGAAGGCGACGGTAGCCCTGCTGCGCCGCGTCGAAGACGTGCTCGACATCGAGGTTCCGCTGGCGGACTTGCCGACCGACGCCGAGGAATGGGAGCAGGCGGTCACCGAGATGACCGCCGAGGACGAGGATCTCGCCGAATACGTGCAGTCGCTGGAACAGCGCGGCGACGCCGAGGTCGACATGAACGACGCGCTGGGCAAGATCGACGGCGACGCCCTGGCCGCCGAGTTCGAGCGCTACCTGCGCCGACGCCGCCCCGGCTTCGGGCGTTAA
- the metH gene encoding methionine synthase, which translates to MHMTAVETKTSATNTSASDAFAPNIRPDCTDELTAALRQRIMVIDGAMGTAIQRDRPDEAGYRGDRFTEWPTALQGNNDLLNLTQPQIIEGIHREYLEAGADILETNTFNANAISLSDYDMADLAYELNYAGAALARKAADEYSTPEKPRYVAGAIGPTTRTASISPDVNDPGARNVSYDQLVAAYLEAANGLVDGGADLLIIETIFDSLNAKAAVFAVETLFEDRGRRWPVIISGTITDASGRTLSGQVTEAFWNAIRHAKPIAVGLNCALGAPEMRPYIAEMSRIADTFVSCYPNAGLPNAFGEYDETPERQAGYIADFAEAGLVNLVGGCCGTAPPHIAEIAKVVEGNPPREVPKIEVATRLSGLEPLNITDDSLFVNIGERTNITGSARFRNLIKAEDYDTALSVALQQVEVGAQVIDINMDEGMIDGVAAMDRFTKLIAAEPDISRVPVMIDSSKWEVIEAGLKNVQGKPIVNSISMKEGEEKFIREARLCRKYGAAVVVMAFDEQGQADNLERRKEICGRAYRILTEEVGFPPEDIIFDPNCFALATGIEEHATYGIDFIEACAWIKENLPGVHISGGISNVSFSFRGNNPVREAIHAVFLFHAIKAGLDMGIVNAGALVPYDSIDPELRDRIEDVVLNRREDAAERLLEIAERFNKSEKSEDPAAAEWRSLPVRERITHALVKGIDAHVDDDTEELRAEIAAAGGRPIEVIEGPLMDGMNVVGDLFGSGKMFLPQVVKSARVMKKAVAYLLPFIEKEKEQNGTAAAKDTNGTIVMATVKGDVHDIGKNIVGVVLQCNNFEVIDLGVMVPAEKILAAAREHDADIIGLSGLITPSLDEMSNFAVEMEREGLEIPLLIGGATTSRAHTAVKISPRRSGPVVWVKDASRSVPVAAALLDDKQRPGLLEATEKDYASLRERHAQKNERPMLTLEKARANRTPIEWDGYTPPVPAQGLGVREFKEYDLAELREYIDWQPFFNAWEMKGRFPDILNNPATGEAARKLYDDAQEMLDTLIKEKWLTANAVIGFFPANAVGSGIEDIEVYTDDTRTEVLTTLHHLRQQGEHREGIPNRSLSDYIAPKDTGLADYIGAFAVTAGLGSGEKIAEFKAALDDYSAILLESLADRLAEAFAERMHQRVRKEFWGFKPDEHLDNDALIAEKYQGIRPAPGYPACPEHTEKATLWKLMDVHERTGIELTESMAMWPGAAVSGWYFSHPQSQYFVVGRMAQDQVADYARRKGWTLKEGERWLSSNLAYNPED; encoded by the coding sequence ATGCACATGACGGCCGTTGAGACGAAGACTTCCGCGACGAACACTTCCGCGTCGGATGCCTTCGCGCCGAACATCCGCCCCGACTGCACCGACGAACTGACGGCGGCCCTGCGCCAGCGGATCATGGTGATCGACGGCGCGATGGGCACGGCGATCCAGCGGGACCGGCCGGACGAGGCCGGCTACCGCGGCGATCGGTTCACGGAATGGCCGACCGCCCTGCAGGGCAACAACGACCTGCTCAACCTGACGCAACCGCAGATCATCGAGGGCATCCACCGCGAGTACCTCGAGGCGGGCGCCGACATCCTGGAAACCAACACGTTCAACGCGAACGCCATCTCGCTCTCCGATTACGACATGGCCGACCTGGCCTACGAGCTCAACTACGCCGGCGCCGCCCTGGCCCGCAAGGCGGCCGACGAGTACAGCACCCCGGAGAAGCCCCGCTACGTGGCCGGCGCGATCGGGCCGACGACGCGGACCGCGTCGATCTCGCCCGACGTCAACGACCCCGGCGCCCGCAACGTCTCCTACGACCAGCTGGTCGCCGCCTACCTGGAAGCCGCCAACGGCCTGGTCGACGGCGGCGCCGACCTGCTCATCATCGAGACGATCTTCGACTCGCTGAACGCCAAGGCGGCCGTGTTCGCCGTCGAGACGCTGTTCGAGGACCGCGGACGCCGCTGGCCGGTGATCATCTCGGGCACCATCACCGATGCCTCCGGGCGGACGCTGTCCGGTCAGGTCACCGAAGCATTCTGGAACGCGATCAGGCACGCGAAGCCGATCGCGGTCGGCCTCAACTGCGCCCTGGGCGCGCCGGAGATGAGGCCCTACATCGCCGAGATGTCGCGGATCGCGGACACCTTCGTCTCGTGCTACCCGAACGCCGGCCTGCCCAACGCCTTCGGCGAGTACGACGAGACCCCGGAGCGTCAGGCCGGCTACATCGCCGACTTCGCCGAGGCGGGCCTGGTCAACTTGGTCGGCGGGTGCTGCGGAACGGCGCCGCCGCACATCGCCGAGATCGCCAAGGTCGTCGAGGGCAATCCGCCGCGCGAGGTGCCGAAGATCGAGGTGGCCACCCGTCTGTCGGGCCTGGAGCCGCTCAACATCACCGACGATTCCCTGTTCGTGAACATCGGTGAGCGCACCAACATCACCGGTTCCGCCCGGTTCCGCAACCTGATCAAGGCCGAGGACTACGACACCGCGCTGTCGGTCGCCCTGCAGCAGGTCGAGGTCGGGGCGCAGGTCATCGACATCAACATGGACGAAGGCATGATCGACGGCGTCGCCGCGATGGACCGGTTCACCAAGCTAATCGCGGCCGAGCCGGACATCAGCCGCGTCCCGGTGATGATCGACTCCTCCAAGTGGGAGGTCATCGAGGCGGGCCTGAAGAACGTGCAGGGCAAGCCGATCGTCAACTCGATCTCCATGAAGGAGGGCGAGGAGAAATTCATTCGTGAGGCGCGGCTGTGCCGCAAGTACGGCGCCGCCGTCGTCGTGATGGCCTTCGACGAGCAGGGTCAGGCCGACAACCTGGAGCGCCGCAAGGAGATCTGCGGGCGCGCCTACCGGATCCTGACCGAGGAGGTCGGCTTCCCGCCCGAGGACATCATCTTTGACCCGAACTGCTTCGCGCTGGCGACCGGAATCGAGGAGCACGCGACGTACGGGATCGACTTCATCGAGGCCTGCGCCTGGATCAAGGAGAACCTTCCCGGGGTGCACATCTCCGGCGGCATCTCGAACGTGTCGTTCTCGTTCCGCGGCAACAACCCGGTCCGCGAGGCGATCCACGCGGTGTTCCTGTTTCACGCCATCAAGGCCGGCCTGGACATGGGCATCGTCAACGCCGGCGCGCTGGTGCCCTACGACTCGATCGACCCCGAGCTGCGCGACCGCATCGAGGACGTCGTCCTGAACCGCCGCGAGGACGCGGCCGAACGGCTGCTCGAGATCGCCGAGCGGTTCAACAAGTCAGAGAAATCCGAAGACCCCGCCGCGGCCGAATGGCGCAGCCTTCCGGTCCGCGAGCGGATCACCCACGCTTTGGTCAAGGGCATCGACGCCCACGTCGACGACGACACCGAGGAATTGCGGGCCGAGATCGCCGCGGCCGGGGGCCGCCCGATCGAGGTGATCGAGGGCCCGCTGATGGACGGCATGAACGTCGTCGGTGACCTGTTCGGCTCGGGCAAGATGTTTTTGCCCCAGGTGGTGAAGTCGGCCCGGGTGATGAAGAAGGCCGTGGCGTACCTGCTGCCGTTCATCGAGAAAGAGAAAGAACAGAACGGTACGGCAGCGGCGAAGGACACCAACGGCACGATCGTGATGGCGACCGTCAAGGGCGACGTCCACGACATCGGCAAGAACATCGTCGGGGTCGTCTTGCAGTGCAACAACTTCGAAGTGATCGACCTTGGGGTGATGGTGCCCGCCGAGAAGATCCTGGCCGCGGCCAGGGAGCACGACGCCGACATCATCGGACTGTCCGGACTGATCACCCCGTCCCTGGATGAGATGTCCAACTTCGCCGTCGAGATGGAACGTGAAGGCCTCGAGATCCCGCTGCTCATTGGCGGCGCGACCACCTCGCGCGCTCACACGGCGGTGAAGATATCGCCGCGCCGGTCCGGTCCGGTGGTGTGGGTCAAGGACGCGTCCCGCTCGGTGCCGGTCGCCGCGGCCCTCCTCGATGACAAGCAGCGGCCGGGCCTGCTGGAAGCCACCGAGAAGGACTACGCATCGCTGCGAGAGCGGCACGCTCAGAAGAACGAGCGCCCGATGCTCACGCTGGAGAAGGCCCGCGCCAACCGGACCCCGATCGAGTGGGACGGCTACACGCCGCCGGTGCCCGCCCAGGGCCTCGGGGTGCGGGAGTTCAAGGAGTACGACCTCGCCGAGTTGCGCGAGTACATCGACTGGCAGCCGTTCTTCAACGCCTGGGAGATGAAGGGCCGCTTCCCCGATATCCTCAACAACCCGGCCACCGGCGAGGCCGCCCGCAAGCTGTACGACGATGCGCAGGAGATGCTCGACACCCTGATCAAGGAGAAGTGGCTGACCGCCAACGCGGTGATCGGGTTCTTCCCCGCAAACGCGGTCGGCTCGGGTATCGAAGACATCGAGGTCTACACCGACGACACCCGCACCGAGGTGCTGACCACGCTGCACCACCTGCGTCAGCAGGGGGAGCACCGGGAGGGCATCCCGAACCGGTCGCTAAGCGACTACATCGCGCCCAAGGACACCGGCCTGGCCGACTACATCGGCGCGTTCGCCGTCACCGCCGGGCTCGGCAGCGGTGAAAAGATCGCGGAGTTCAAGGCGGCCCTCGACGACTACAGCGCGATCCTGCTGGAGTCGCTCGCCGACCGGCTGGCCGAGGCGTTCGCCGAACGGATGCACCAGCGGGTCCGCAAGGAGTTCTGGGGATTCAAGCCCGACGAGCACTTGGACAACGACGCACTCATCGCCGAGAAGTACCAGGGGATCCGCCCCGCCCCGGGCTACCCGGCGTGCCCGGAGCACACCGAGAAGGCGACGCTGTGGAAGTTGATGGACGTCCACGAGCGCACCGGCATCGAGCTCACCGAGTCGATGGCGATGTGGCCCGGCGCGGCCGTCAGCGGCTGGTATTTCTCGCACCCGCAGTCGCAGTACTTCGTGGTCGGCCGGATGGCCCAGGACCAGGTCGCCGACTACGCGAGGCGCAAGGGCTGGACCCTGAAGGAAGGTGAGCGCTGGCTCAGCTCCAACCTCGCCTACAACCCGGAGGACTGA